In Argiope bruennichi chromosome 4, qqArgBrue1.1, whole genome shotgun sequence, a single window of DNA contains:
- the LOC129966682 gene encoding troponin C-like: MVEELLTTEQIAMLRKAFDMFDREKKGSIQTNMVATILRTLGQTFEEKDLKELIAEIDVDGSGELEFDEFLTLTARYLVDEDSEAIQEELREAFRMYDKDGKGYINVADLREILRALDDKLTEDELDEMIAEIDTDGSGTVDFEEFMEMMTGD; encoded by the exons ATG gTGGAAGAACTGTTAACAACTGAACAAATTGCAA tgTTGAGAAAGGCCTTCGACATGTTCGATCGAGAAAAGAAAGGCAGCATACAAACAAATATGGTAGCTACTATTCTCCGGACTTTAGGCCAAACATTTGAAGAAAAGGATTTAAAAGAACTTATAGCAGAAATCGACGTAGATG GAAGCGGAGAGTTGGAATTCGACGAATTCCTTACCCTAACAGCCAGGTATCTAGTCGACGAAGATTCGGAGGCCATACAAGAAGAACTGAGAGAGGCGTTTCGGATGTACGACAAAGATGGGAAAGGGTACATCAATGTGGCAGATCTACGAGAGATTCTGCGGGCTTTGGACGATAAACTCACCGAAGACGAATTAGATGAAATGATTGCAGAAATCGACACAGATGGCAGCGGAACTGTTGATTTTGAAG agTTCATGGAAATGATGACTGGTGATTAA